The Aestuariibaculum lutulentum genome segment GCATGACAAAAAAAAGAGCTATTTAAAAGCCGTCATTACGAACAATACGATAGTAGCGTGAAGCAATCTTTCGAAAGGAAACTCAAATTTGACAGATTACTGCAGTCGTGCCTTCTTCGTAATGACGTTCTCACAACAAAATGAGATGCTGAAAGGTTAGAAGCTGAAACGACCCTTCGACAAGCTCAGTGTGACATCTTCAGCATGACAAAAACAAAAAACTCAGAGCTAGAAGCCCTGAGTTTTTTTGTACCTAAGAATATAATATATATCTAATACTTACTTCACTAAGTTAATCTCTACACGACGGTTATTTGCTCGTCCTTCTTTTGTAGCATTACTGTCTTTTGGCATGCTTTCTCCAAAGCCTTTAACGGATAGCCTTCCTGAAGCAATACCCTTTTCAATTAAATAGTTCATTACAGAACTTGCGCGCCCTTCTGAAAGTTTCATATTGTTCGCTTCGCTACCAACACTATCGGTATGCCCTTCGATTGAGAATTTAGCGTTTGGATATTCATTAAGAATAGCAATTATATCATTTAAAACGCTTTCTGACGCCGATTTAATTGTGGTTTTACCTGTTTCAAACAAAATGGTTTTTGCATAGTTGTTAAGTGCCTTCTGCACCGCTTCGGTAACTTCAGGACAACCATTATTAGCTACTGTACCAAAGTTCTCAGGGCAATTATCATCTTTATCATACACCCCGTCTCCATCTGTATCTAATGGGCAACCATTATTTTCAGGAACACCAGGCTCATCAACACATTTATCATCTTTATCTAAAATACCGTCACCATCAGTATCAGGACAACCCTGCTGTTCTACTGGTCCTGCAACATCCGGACAATCATCTTCATTATCTAAAACACCATCAGCATCCGCATCGCCCCACGGACAACCGTTATTTTCAACTGGTCCTGCGACATCCGGACAGTTATCTTCATTATCTAAAACACCATCAGCATCCGCATCTCCCCATGGACAACCGTTATTCTCAGCTGGTCCTGCTTCTTTAGGACATCCGTCTAACTTATCGATAACACCGTCACCATCCTTATCTTTGGTTTTCCCCTGATAAACCGGAATTTTAATTCCCGCATACACATCGGCTCCTTTGGTATCATCACTTATTAAAGCTGAAATCACAGAACCCGAACCGATATATAGTGGTCCGGCACGTAAGCCTGTTCCCATTTGAAACCCGATATTCTGAACCACACTTAAGGGCAAGTAAAAACTAAACCACTTGCTTTCGAAACGTGGCGCCAGCGAAACTATATTAGAGACATGACTAGTGTTTAATTTATCTTTTGACACCAGAGATAAATCGGTATTTAAATTTACATAGAATTTACTACTGAAACTCCAGTCTGCATTAAAATGTAATGCCGTTGGCAAATAAGTTTTATACCCTGTTTTGCTACTTATATTATTGTAATGATCATTCAGGAAACTACTAACATCATCTGCATTATCGAAATCATCTTCACTTACATTTGCGGCATTAATGTCGTATACATCTTCCTGACCTTCTTTATACTTTATGGCTCCAATATCGGTAATGGATAAGCCCAGTTTTAATTGATACTTGTTTTTATCTTTACGAACATAAGTCTCTCCCTGTGCATTGGTTGACACATAATCGTTGTAATGTGGTCTCCATTCATATACAAACCCCAGGTCGGCACCAAAACCACTGGCTTTAGGAATTTCGTAATCGTAATTATCATTGTCTAATTCAGCGTAACGCCCATAAGTTAATTGTCCGGTTGTAGTAATACTACCTGAATCCGGTCCCGCACCATCGGCATCATAAAGGACAGAAACATTCTTTCCGGTAGCATAGGCACTTCCTCCTCCTTGTAAATATTTCAAGGTAAGACCTCCTTTTACAAAGTGCTCCTCTTCGTTAAATAATACTCTGGCATAAGTAATTCCTAATTCGCCCCAAGCCTGACCGAAAGCATTAAAATCGCCTTCGTTCACCATGAAATCATCGGTTTCATCGTTATCAATTTCATCAATGGTATTACCGTTTATATCATTTACATTAACAAATGATCGCGCTCTGGTAAAAATCGCCAGGGAACTTTTTTCAGTTAAATTAAACATGAATGATGGTCCCATAACATCAACATTCAGCTCCCCGTTATTGCTTTCGCTGGGATGTTTTTTTGAATCCAAATCAAAATCGTAATCCCCTTTTAAGGCATCTAAAATATTTACACCATAGTAATCATTTCCTCCAAAACCACTAACCCCAATAAAGTTAATGTCGGTTTTAAAACGAGAATCTGTTGCATTGGCCGGGTTAACAATCACACTGTTAACGCCACTATAATTATCGGCTAAAAACCCCTGAAACGATTGTGATCTGGCACACCAGGAGCCCAGTACAAGCACCAAAAAAATTGTAATTTTTCTCATAAACTGTTGGTTTTGTTTAAATTCACTTATACAAACGTATCTTTTTCTTACATTGAAAACAAGCAAAA includes the following:
- a CDS encoding DUF5723 family protein — protein: MRKITIFLVLVLGSWCARSQSFQGFLADNYSGVNSVIVNPANATDSRFKTDINFIGVSGFGGNDYYGVNILDALKGDYDFDLDSKKHPSESNNGELNVDVMGPSFMFNLTEKSSLAIFTRARSFVNVNDINGNTIDEIDNDETDDFMVNEGDFNAFGQAWGELGITYARVLFNEEEHFVKGGLTLKYLQGGGSAYATGKNVSVLYDADGAGPDSGSITTTGQLTYGRYAELDNDNYDYEIPKASGFGADLGFVYEWRPHYNDYVSTNAQGETYVRKDKNKYQLKLGLSITDIGAIKYKEGQEDVYDINAANVSEDDFDNADDVSSFLNDHYNNISSKTGYKTYLPTALHFNADWSFSSKFYVNLNTDLSLVSKDKLNTSHVSNIVSLAPRFESKWFSFYLPLSVVQNIGFQMGTGLRAGPLYIGSGSVISALISDDTKGADVYAGIKIPVYQGKTKDKDGDGVIDKLDGCPKEAGPAENNGCPWGDADADGVLDNEDNCPDVAGPVENNGCPWGDADADGVLDNEDDCPDVAGPVEQQGCPDTDGDGILDKDDKCVDEPGVPENNGCPLDTDGDGVYDKDDNCPENFGTVANNGCPEVTEAVQKALNNYAKTILFETGKTTIKSASESVLNDIIAILNEYPNAKFSIEGHTDSVGSEANNMKLSEGRASSVMNYLIEKGIASGRLSVKGFGESMPKDSNATKEGRANNRRVEINLVK